One stretch of Ornithinimicrobium ciconiae DNA includes these proteins:
- a CDS encoding kynureninase: MSETAATGTDWAAVAADLDARDPLGRFTDRFEPAEGLQAYLDGNSLGRPVRGTAHELARFVEQDWGTRLIRGWDEAWMRWPEETGDLVASAALGAAPGQTVVADSTTVMLYKMLRALADGQVAADPARTQIVIDTDNFPTDRYVAEGVAAERGLELVWIEADPASGVSAEQVAEVVGERTGVVLLSHVAYRSGYLADAPEITRLVHAVGGLALWDLCHSAGSVPVELDAWEVDAAVGCTYKYLNGGPGAPAFAYLARRHHGILRQPIQGWMGRRDPFLMGPGYEPAPGIRSLVSGTPPVVAMVPLRLSLEMLAEAGIAAVRTKSLALTDLAWQIVESWPGALDVAIASPREHERRGGHLTIRRHDFADLTARLWQQGVIPDFRAPDGLRLGLAPLSTSFAEVATGLETIRSLLHARG; encoded by the coding sequence ATGAGTGAGACGGCGGCCACCGGCACCGACTGGGCCGCCGTCGCAGCCGACCTTGACGCACGCGACCCGCTCGGGAGGTTCACCGACCGGTTCGAGCCGGCCGAGGGGCTGCAGGCCTACCTCGACGGCAACTCCCTGGGTCGACCGGTGCGGGGGACCGCCCACGAGCTGGCCCGCTTCGTCGAGCAGGACTGGGGCACCCGGCTCATCCGCGGCTGGGACGAGGCGTGGATGCGCTGGCCCGAGGAGACCGGGGATCTCGTCGCCAGCGCCGCTCTCGGCGCCGCGCCCGGGCAGACCGTTGTGGCGGACTCGACCACAGTGATGCTCTACAAGATGCTGCGGGCGCTGGCGGACGGCCAGGTTGCCGCCGACCCGGCCCGGACGCAGATCGTGATCGACACCGACAACTTTCCGACGGACCGCTACGTCGCCGAGGGAGTGGCCGCCGAACGAGGGCTGGAGCTGGTCTGGATCGAGGCCGATCCCGCCTCGGGAGTGAGCGCGGAGCAGGTCGCGGAGGTCGTGGGCGAGCGCACCGGGGTCGTCCTGCTGAGCCATGTGGCCTATCGCTCGGGCTATCTGGCGGACGCGCCGGAGATCACGCGGCTGGTGCACGCGGTCGGCGGGCTCGCGCTGTGGGACCTGTGCCACTCGGCCGGATCGGTGCCGGTCGAGCTGGACGCGTGGGAGGTCGACGCGGCGGTCGGCTGCACCTACAAGTACCTCAATGGTGGCCCGGGTGCCCCCGCCTTCGCCTACCTCGCGAGGCGGCACCACGGCATACTCCGGCAGCCGATCCAGGGCTGGATGGGTCGCCGTGACCCGTTCCTGATGGGCCCGGGCTATGAGCCCGCCCCGGGGATCCGCTCGTTGGTCAGCGGGACGCCGCCGGTGGTCGCGATGGTGCCCCTGCGGCTGTCCCTGGAGATGCTCGCCGAGGCAGGGATCGCAGCGGTGCGGACCAAGTCCCTGGCCCTGACCGACCTGGCGTGGCAGATCGTGGAGTCGTGGCCCGGCGCCCTGGACGTCGCGATCGCCTCACCGCGAGAGCACGAGCGGCGCGGCGGGCACCTGACGATCCGGCGCCACGACTTTGCCGACCTCACCGCCCGGCTGTGGCAGCAGGGCGTGATCCCGGACTTCCGCGCGCCCGACGGGCTGCGCCTGGGTCTGGCGCCGCTGTCGACGAGCTTCGCCGAGGTGGCCACGGGCCTAGAGACCATTCGCTCGCTCCTCCACGCACGTGGGTGA
- a CDS encoding amidohydrolase family protein, translating to MPTDTMPDHRGPATDADVASWVAGLGLPGLADIHVHFLPEPVLAKVWAYFDAHGWSEGGDWPIRYRLPEQERLAVARSLGLRAVPALTYAHKPGMAAWLNAWCADFAQRVPDAVPSGTFYPEPEAADYVPEAIEAGVRLFKTHVTVGDFDPTDPLLDPVWSVLQDAGTPVVLHAGSGPHPGRHTGPAPVAALLARFPRLVLVIAHLGMPEHHEFADLAEQYAGVHLDTTMAGTDYVEARSPLPSGYLSRLRDLQHKVVLGADFPNIPYPYAHQLQALARWDLGEDWMRDVLWHNGARLMRLADHGDQASSAAAGSGR from the coding sequence GTGCCGACCGACACCATGCCCGATCACCGGGGACCCGCAACCGACGCGGACGTGGCGTCCTGGGTCGCGGGACTCGGGCTCCCCGGTCTCGCGGACATCCACGTGCACTTCCTGCCCGAGCCGGTCCTGGCTAAGGTGTGGGCCTACTTCGACGCCCACGGCTGGTCCGAGGGGGGCGACTGGCCGATCCGGTACCGGCTGCCCGAGCAGGAGCGCCTGGCGGTGGCGCGGTCGCTGGGCCTGCGTGCCGTCCCGGCCCTGACCTACGCCCACAAACCCGGCATGGCAGCCTGGCTCAATGCCTGGTGCGCCGACTTCGCCCAGCGGGTCCCCGACGCAGTGCCCTCGGGCACCTTCTATCCCGAGCCGGAGGCCGCAGACTACGTCCCCGAGGCCATCGAGGCCGGGGTGCGGCTGTTCAAGACCCACGTCACCGTCGGTGACTTCGACCCCACGGACCCGCTGCTGGATCCCGTCTGGTCGGTCCTGCAGGACGCGGGCACCCCGGTCGTCCTGCACGCGGGCTCGGGTCCGCATCCCGGGCGGCACACCGGCCCGGCGCCGGTCGCGGCACTGCTGGCGCGCTTCCCTCGTCTCGTGCTGGTCATCGCCCACCTCGGCATGCCGGAGCACCACGAGTTCGCTGACCTGGCTGAGCAGTATGCCGGCGTGCACCTGGACACGACGATGGCCGGGACCGACTATGTCGAGGCCAGGTCCCCGCTGCCGAGTGGCTATCTGTCCCGACTGCGCGACCTGCAGCACAAGGTCGTGCTCGGGGCCGACTTCCCCAACATCCCCTACCCTTATGCCCACCAGCTGCAGGCGCTGGCACGGTGGGATCTTGGGGAGGACTGGATGCGGGATGTGTTGTGGCACAACGGGGCGCGACTGATGAGACTGGCTGACCACGGGGACCAGGCCAGCTCTGCCGCTGCTGGAAGTGGGCGATGA
- a CDS encoding phosphomannomutase/phosphoglucomutase, whose translation MTSARLQDFIKAYDVRGLVPEQLNPAVASALGSAFAQVVVIPDGATDMVIGHDMRASSPELSRAFAAGVAAHGVDVTLIGLCSTDGLYYASGAREVPGAMFTASHNPAAYNGIKLCRSGARPVGVDSGLAEVRDLAQWLLDRGAEHELPPSSRAGTIEEADLLADYADFLHSLVDLEGGRPLKVVVDAGNGMAGHTVPAVLQRSSLPLEVVPLYFELDGTFPNHEANPLEPENLRDLQAAVLAHGADLGLAFDGDADRCFVIDERGQPVTPSAITALVAAREIAREVAAGVAGSEVTVVHNVIVSRAVPETIADAGGRAVRTRVGHSFIKAVMAEQNAVFGGEHSAHYYFRNFWFADTGMLAAMHVLSALGEQPGPLSEVVAPYERYPASGEINSPVADVPAATARVRAWGEGRGATVDTLDGLGLSWGSDQDFWWLSLRPSNTEPLLRLNVEASDEATMITIRDEVLRMVRA comes from the coding sequence GTGACCTCAGCGCGCCTCCAGGACTTCATCAAGGCCTATGACGTGCGCGGACTCGTGCCGGAGCAGCTCAACCCGGCCGTGGCCAGCGCACTCGGCTCCGCCTTCGCCCAGGTCGTCGTGATCCCGGACGGTGCGACCGACATGGTGATCGGCCACGACATGCGTGCCTCGTCGCCGGAGCTCTCCCGAGCGTTCGCGGCGGGCGTCGCCGCCCACGGGGTGGACGTGACCCTGATCGGGCTGTGCTCCACCGACGGGCTCTACTACGCCAGCGGGGCCCGCGAGGTCCCCGGCGCCATGTTCACGGCGAGCCACAACCCGGCCGCCTACAACGGCATCAAGCTGTGCCGTTCGGGGGCCCGCCCGGTCGGTGTCGACAGCGGCCTGGCCGAGGTCCGGGACCTGGCTCAGTGGCTGCTGGACCGGGGTGCCGAGCATGAACTGCCGCCCTCGTCGCGGGCGGGGACCATCGAGGAGGCGGACCTGCTGGCGGACTACGCCGACTTCCTGCACTCCCTGGTCGACCTGGAGGGCGGACGCCCACTGAAGGTCGTCGTCGACGCCGGCAACGGGATGGCCGGGCACACCGTCCCGGCCGTGCTGCAGCGCTCGAGCCTGCCCCTGGAGGTCGTGCCGCTCTACTTCGAGCTGGACGGCACCTTCCCCAACCACGAGGCCAACCCGTTGGAGCCGGAGAACCTGCGTGACCTGCAGGCCGCCGTCCTGGCCCACGGGGCCGACCTGGGGCTTGCCTTCGACGGTGACGCCGACCGGTGCTTCGTCATCGACGAGCGTGGTCAACCGGTGACCCCCAGCGCCATCACCGCCCTCGTCGCCGCACGGGAGATCGCCCGCGAGGTCGCGGCTGGGGTGGCTGGCTCAGAGGTCACGGTGGTCCACAACGTCATCGTCTCCCGTGCCGTCCCCGAGACGATCGCCGACGCGGGTGGCCGGGCGGTGCGCACCCGGGTGGGCCACTCCTTCATCAAGGCCGTGATGGCCGAGCAGAACGCGGTCTTCGGTGGGGAGCACTCGGCGCACTACTACTTCCGCAACTTCTGGTTTGCCGACACCGGCATGCTTGCGGCGATGCACGTGCTCTCAGCGCTGGGGGAGCAGCCCGGCCCGCTGTCCGAGGTCGTCGCGCCCTACGAGCGTTACCCGGCCTCGGGCGAGATCAACTCGCCGGTGGCAGACGTGCCCGCCGCCACGGCGCGGGTGCGTGCCTGGGGTGAGGGCCGGGGCGCTACAGTCGACACGCTCGACGGGCTGGGTCTGAGCTGGGGGAGCGACCAGGACTTCTGGTGGCTCTCGCTGCGACCCAGCAACACCGAGCCGCTGCTGCGGCTCAACGTGGAGGCCTCGGACGAGGCGACGATGATCACAATCCGTGACGAGGTGCTGAGGATGGTGCGCGCATGA
- a CDS encoding Trm112 family protein, with protein sequence MSDSIEPWVREILRCPVGRHELVDRLNGAGEPVLECAEDCGGPGQRRQFPITEGIPVLLESDATTVTR encoded by the coding sequence ATGAGCGACTCGATCGAACCCTGGGTGCGGGAGATCTTGCGCTGCCCGGTCGGCCGCCACGAGTTGGTGGACCGTCTCAATGGCGCCGGCGAACCCGTCCTGGAGTGTGCCGAGGACTGCGGTGGCCCCGGTCAGCGGAGGCAGTTCCCCATCACCGAAGGCATCCCCGTTCTCCTCGAGAGCGACGCCACCACCGTGACGCGCTGA
- a CDS encoding DUF3499 domain-containing protein, with protein MVISRQCSKTACVRPAYATLTYVYAEQTAVLGPLATYAEPHSYDLCDDHAKRLTAPRGWDVVRLEMGDEPPDDLVALAEAVREHRAVNAGSSGERPLHPAEATVTEIGRRGHLRLLKDR; from the coding sequence GTGGTTATCTCTCGTCAGTGCTCCAAGACCGCGTGCGTCAGACCGGCCTACGCCACCCTGACCTACGTCTACGCCGAGCAGACCGCTGTCCTCGGACCGCTGGCCACCTATGCCGAGCCGCACTCCTACGACCTGTGCGATGACCATGCCAAGCGGCTGACAGCGCCCCGTGGCTGGGACGTTGTGCGGCTGGAGATGGGTGACGAGCCGCCGGACGACCTGGTCGCGCTGGCCGAAGCCGTCCGCGAGCACCGCGCGGTGAACGCCGGGAGCTCCGGGGAGCGTCCGCTGCACCCCGCGGAGGCGACGGTCACCGAGATCGGTCGCCGCGGGCATCTGCGCCTGCTCAAGGACCGTTAG
- the mtrA gene encoding MtrAB system response regulator MtrA, with product MNARVLVVDDDQALAEMLGIVLRKEGLEVAHCADGGRAVALFREFRPDLVLLDVMLPTINGVEVCRHLRAESGVPIVMLTARTDTKDVVAGLEAGADDYVVKPFKPQELLARIRARLRRSDRREPSQLTVGDLVVDVAGHTVKRDGVELSLTPLEFDLLVALASRPNHVFDRESLLEKVWGYRHAGDTRLVNVHVQRLRAKIEKDPENPQIVLTVRGVGYKAGPA from the coding sequence GTGAACGCACGTGTATTGGTGGTCGACGACGACCAGGCGCTCGCCGAGATGCTCGGCATCGTCCTGCGCAAGGAGGGCCTGGAGGTGGCCCACTGCGCGGACGGCGGCCGCGCCGTGGCCCTGTTCCGCGAGTTCCGCCCCGACCTGGTGCTGCTCGACGTCATGCTGCCCACGATCAACGGTGTCGAGGTGTGCCGACACCTGCGGGCCGAGTCCGGCGTGCCCATCGTGATGCTCACCGCACGCACCGACACCAAGGACGTCGTGGCCGGACTGGAGGCCGGAGCCGACGACTATGTCGTCAAGCCGTTCAAACCCCAGGAGCTGCTGGCCCGGATCCGGGCTCGGCTGCGCCGCTCCGACCGGCGCGAGCCCTCCCAGCTCACCGTCGGCGACCTCGTCGTCGACGTGGCCGGTCACACGGTCAAGCGCGACGGTGTCGAGCTGTCGCTGACCCCTCTGGAGTTTGACCTGCTCGTCGCGCTGGCCAGCCGTCCCAACCACGTCTTCGACCGCGAGTCGCTGCTGGAGAAGGTCTGGGGTTATCGGCACGCTGGTGACACCCGCCTGGTGAACGTGCACGTGCAGCGGCTGCGGGCCAAGATCGAGAAGGACCCGGAGAACCCGCAGATCGTGCTGACCGTCCGCGGGGTGGGCTACAAGGCCGGGCCGGCCTGA
- a CDS encoding metallopeptidase family protein, which yields MRSRPRPEPVVRRRDRRGRGARGPLAWPPVPVMVSRSTRFDELVLDAVQHIEQRLDQELAGVEIAVEDVPPADPTPWESGIALGRLFPAEGSLPAKVVVYRRPVEARAQEDDVAALVHEVVAEQVAGLLGLDPEDLL from the coding sequence ATGCGTTCACGCCCGCGACCCGAGCCGGTGGTGCGTCGTCGGGACCGGCGCGGGCGGGGCGCACGCGGCCCGTTGGCGTGGCCTCCGGTGCCGGTCATGGTGAGTCGCTCGACCCGTTTTGACGAATTGGTGCTGGACGCGGTGCAGCACATCGAGCAGCGCCTTGACCAGGAGCTGGCCGGTGTGGAGATCGCCGTCGAGGACGTGCCGCCTGCCGACCCGACCCCCTGGGAGTCAGGCATCGCGTTGGGGCGATTGTTCCCCGCAGAGGGATCCCTGCCCGCCAAGGTCGTGGTCTATCGCCGCCCGGTCGAGGCCCGCGCCCAGGAGGACGACGTGGCCGCGCTCGTGCACGAGGTCGTGGCGGAGCAGGTTGCCGGACTGCTGGGGCTGGACCCCGAGGACCTGCTCTGA
- the kynA gene encoding tryptophan 2,3-dioxygenase: MERDFARNLSYGEYLDLAKVLSAQHPRSVPTRHDEMLFIIQHQTSELWLKLMLHELHSARDLIRADDPRPALKRLARVKHIQVILTEQWSVLATLTPSEYAQFRSFLATGSGFQSWQYRSVEFLLGNKNAEMLRVFEHDPIVHAEVSTLLHEPSLYDEVLAWLSRQGYAVPPELLDRDWSRPHQENEGLVELFGQIYAAPDEHWGVYELCEELIDVEDNFQFWRFRHLKTVERIIGSKRGTGGSSGVPFLRRALDLTFFPELYSVRSRIQDVTEEGYHHE; this comes from the coding sequence ATCGAGCGGGACTTTGCGCGCAACCTCTCCTACGGGGAGTATCTCGACCTGGCCAAGGTCCTGTCGGCCCAGCACCCCCGCTCGGTGCCGACCCGGCACGACGAGATGCTCTTCATCATCCAGCACCAGACCTCCGAGCTCTGGCTCAAGCTGATGCTGCACGAGCTGCACTCCGCCCGGGACCTGATCCGGGCCGACGACCCCCGACCGGCCCTGAAGCGCCTGGCCCGGGTCAAGCACATCCAGGTCATCCTGACCGAGCAGTGGTCCGTGCTGGCCACGCTGACCCCCAGCGAGTACGCGCAGTTCCGCTCGTTCCTGGCCACCGGCTCCGGCTTCCAGTCCTGGCAGTACCGCTCGGTCGAGTTCTTGCTGGGCAACAAGAACGCTGAGATGCTGCGCGTCTTCGAGCACGACCCGATCGTGCACGCCGAAGTGTCGACACTGCTGCACGAACCGAGCCTGTATGACGAGGTGCTGGCCTGGCTGTCCCGCCAGGGCTATGCGGTCCCACCCGAGCTCCTCGACCGGGACTGGTCCCGACCCCACCAGGAGAATGAGGGACTGGTCGAGCTGTTCGGACAGATCTATGCCGCGCCGGACGAGCACTGGGGCGTCTATGAGCTGTGCGAGGAGCTGATCGACGTCGAGGACAACTTCCAGTTCTGGCGCTTCCGGCACCTCAAGACCGTCGAGCGCATCATCGGGTCCAAGCGGGGCACCGGTGGCTCATCCGGGGTGCCCTTCCTGCGCCGGGCCCTCGACCTGACCTTCTTTCCCGAGCTGTATTCCGTGCGCTCCCGCATCCAGGACGTCACCGAGGAGGGCTACCACCATGAGTGA
- a CDS encoding SIS domain-containing protein codes for MAPHIDDALLDDPDELLRKDSRQTLRALATAGAQVRESVSLAEEAGIDRLARLDRPRSVLVAALGGSALVAEVLELLAEPGSPVPVQARRNLPLPGWVGPLDLVVAVSLSGRAPGPVGIAAEAARRGASLLTVGADDSPLAEVCRRARGTHIGVGRGRTSSRTSLWSLLTPVLLGAHTLGLVDTPREQMRQVADRLDEAAEAYRPASESFVNPAKLLALQLAETVPMVLGDGPLSGVAAARASSMLARTARMPAPWGELPDAASQIVACFDGPYTARGGHRPGTYDAGRIRLGDIDTSGWEPHHFAEPEGDLAERPRGAGGRDIFADPFLDGPSLPQLGLLTLRDAAPEPPTRESVEVEALTDAVLATAREAGVRVMDVSAQPGRPLTRLAELVTTVDFTATYLALGLGLDPAVSPHVADLNDRTR; via the coding sequence ATGGCACCGCACATCGACGACGCCCTGCTCGACGACCCCGACGAGCTGCTCCGCAAGGACAGCAGACAGACCCTGCGTGCCCTGGCCACCGCTGGCGCCCAGGTCCGCGAGTCGGTCAGTCTCGCCGAGGAGGCCGGCATCGACCGGCTCGCCCGGCTGGACCGACCCCGCTCGGTCCTGGTGGCCGCACTGGGTGGCTCCGCGCTGGTGGCCGAGGTGCTCGAGCTGCTCGCCGAGCCCGGTTCTCCCGTGCCGGTTCAGGCGCGGCGCAACCTGCCGCTGCCCGGGTGGGTCGGCCCCCTCGACCTGGTCGTGGCGGTCTCACTGTCCGGGCGTGCCCCCGGGCCGGTCGGGATCGCTGCCGAGGCCGCCCGCCGGGGCGCCTCACTGCTCACCGTCGGGGCCGACGACTCCCCGCTGGCGGAGGTATGCCGACGCGCCCGGGGGACGCACATCGGCGTGGGCCGGGGTCGCACGAGTTCGCGGACGTCCCTGTGGAGTCTGCTCACCCCGGTCCTGCTCGGTGCTCACACCCTGGGTCTGGTGGACACCCCGCGCGAGCAGATGAGGCAGGTGGCTGATCGGCTGGACGAGGCGGCTGAGGCCTACCGGCCCGCCTCAGAGTCGTTCGTCAACCCGGCCAAGCTGCTGGCCCTGCAGCTGGCGGAGACCGTGCCCATGGTGCTCGGTGACGGACCGCTCAGCGGCGTGGCCGCGGCTCGCGCATCCTCGATGCTGGCGCGCACCGCCCGGATGCCCGCCCCCTGGGGGGAGCTCCCGGACGCCGCCAGTCAGATCGTGGCCTGCTTCGACGGTCCCTACACCGCTCGGGGCGGGCACCGACCCGGCACCTACGACGCCGGACGCATCCGGCTGGGTGACATCGACACCAGCGGCTGGGAGCCGCACCACTTCGCCGAGCCCGAGGGTGACCTTGCCGAGCGGCCGCGCGGCGCCGGCGGCCGCGACATCTTTGCCGACCCGTTCCTGGACGGTCCGTCCCTGCCGCAGCTGGGTCTGCTGACCCTGCGCGATGCGGCCCCCGAGCCACCGACCCGCGAGTCGGTGGAGGTCGAGGCCCTGACCGACGCGGTCCTGGCCACTGCCCGGGAGGCCGGGGTGCGGGTGATGGATGTGAGCGCTCAGCCCGGACGACCGCTGACCCGGCTCGCCGAGCTGGTCACCACGGTGGACTTCACCGCGACCTATCTGGCGCTGGGGCTCGGGCTGGACCCTGCGGTCTCGCCCCACGTGGCAGATCTCAACGACCGCACCCGCTGA
- the ahcY gene encoding adenosylhomocysteinase, translated as MTFDHKVKDLSLAEAGRHQIRLAEHEMPGLMALRERYASTQPLAGARIAGSLHMTVQTAVLIETLIALGAQVRWASCNIFSTQDEAAAAVVVGPHGTPEDLQGVPVFAWKGETLEEYWWCTTQILDWPGDEAPNMILDDGGDATLLVLNGRQWEQAGAVPTATAEDSEEYAVILDTVRQTLESQPTRWTTIAEGIRGVTEETTTGVHRLYQLHETGDLLFPAINVNDSVTKSKFDNKYGCRHSLIDGLNRATDTLIGGKVAVVLGYGDVGKGCAEALAGQGARVIVTEIDPICALQAAMEGFQVAQLEDVVGLGDFFVTTTGCCDVIRPEHLLAMKDKAIVGNIGHFDNEIDLTGLSRVPGVRKTEIKAQVHEWTLPAQEADGDAEAREERSIIVLSEGRLLNLGNATGHPSFVMSNSFANQTLAQIELFTRPDDYPVGVHVLPKQLDEEVARLHLSALGADLTELTKKQAEYLGLDVSGPFKPEHYRY; from the coding sequence ATGACGTTTGACCACAAGGTCAAGGACCTGTCCCTCGCAGAGGCGGGGCGGCACCAGATCCGCCTGGCCGAGCACGAGATGCCGGGGCTGATGGCCCTGCGTGAGCGGTATGCGTCCACCCAGCCGCTGGCCGGGGCCCGGATCGCCGGCTCGCTGCACATGACCGTGCAGACCGCCGTGCTCATCGAGACGCTGATCGCGCTGGGAGCTCAGGTCCGCTGGGCGTCCTGCAACATCTTCTCCACCCAGGACGAGGCGGCCGCGGCCGTCGTGGTGGGCCCGCACGGGACCCCCGAGGACCTGCAGGGCGTGCCGGTCTTCGCCTGGAAGGGCGAGACGCTGGAGGAGTACTGGTGGTGCACCACCCAGATCCTGGACTGGCCGGGCGACGAGGCCCCGAACATGATCCTCGACGACGGGGGTGACGCCACCCTGCTCGTGCTCAACGGCCGCCAGTGGGAGCAGGCAGGTGCCGTCCCGACCGCGACCGCGGAGGACAGCGAGGAGTATGCCGTCATCCTCGACACCGTGCGCCAGACCCTGGAGTCCCAGCCGACACGCTGGACCACCATCGCCGAGGGCATCCGTGGCGTCACCGAGGAGACCACGACCGGTGTCCACCGCCTCTATCAGCTGCACGAGACCGGCGACCTGTTGTTCCCGGCGATCAACGTCAACGACTCGGTCACCAAGTCCAAGTTCGACAACAAGTATGGCTGCCGCCACTCCTTGATCGACGGCCTCAACCGGGCCACCGACACCCTGATCGGCGGCAAGGTCGCCGTGGTGCTCGGCTACGGCGATGTCGGCAAGGGGTGCGCAGAGGCGCTGGCCGGGCAGGGCGCCCGGGTCATCGTCACCGAGATCGACCCGATCTGCGCCCTGCAGGCCGCGATGGAGGGCTTCCAGGTCGCGCAGCTCGAGGACGTCGTCGGTCTCGGCGACTTCTTCGTCACCACGACCGGCTGCTGCGACGTGATCCGCCCGGAGCACCTGCTCGCCATGAAGGACAAGGCGATCGTGGGCAATATCGGCCACTTCGACAACGAGATCGACCTGACCGGCCTGTCCCGTGTCCCCGGCGTGCGCAAGACCGAGATCAAGGCGCAGGTCCACGAGTGGACGCTGCCGGCGCAGGAGGCCGACGGTGACGCCGAGGCCCGCGAGGAGCGCTCGATCATCGTGCTGTCCGAGGGGCGACTGCTCAACCTGGGCAACGCCACCGGGCACCCCAGCTTCGTGATGTCCAACTCCTTCGCCAACCAGACCCTGGCGCAGATCGAGCTTTTCACCCGCCCGGACGACTACCCGGTCGGTGTGCATGTGCTGCCCAAGCAGCTCGATGAAGAGGTGGCCCGGTTGCACCTGTCCGCCCTGGGCGCCGACCTGACCGAGCTGACCAAGAAGCAGGCCGAATATCTCGGCCTGGACGTCTCCGGGCCCTTCAAGCCGGAGCACTACCGCTACTGA
- a CDS encoding mycothione reductase, with product MADYDLIIIGTGSGNSLVTEDFADKKVAVVERGTFGGTCLNVGCIPTKMFVYAAEVATTIRDASRFGVDATLDRVRWPDIRDRVFGRIDPISEGGRDYRVNGPNTEAYLGHATFVGEREVEVEITSPGGKHAVGEKVRITGEQIVIATGSRATIPDVIESSGVPFETSDTVMRLAELPRSMAIVGGGVIGAEFAHVFSALGVQVTQVQRGDRLLHRLDAEVGTLFTQQAQQQWDLRLNTQITGATVTQPGADGGGADGGGAGVRLELTQGDPLEVDVVLVATGRRPNSDGMGLEVVGVQTHSDGRVVVDDHGRATADGVWALGDVSAPVQLKHLANHEARVVAHNLVHPEDLQSFVHTNVPAAVFSHPQVATVGLTEEEARAGGHDVTVKMQRYGDTAYGWAMEDTTGVVKLIGDASTGLILGAHFMGPHASTLIQTVIHAMSFAQPAQQVAKEQFWIHPALAEVVENALLGL from the coding sequence GTGGCTGACTACGACCTGATCATCATCGGCACCGGCTCGGGGAACTCCCTGGTGACCGAGGACTTTGCGGACAAGAAGGTGGCCGTCGTCGAGCGGGGCACCTTCGGGGGGACCTGCCTGAACGTGGGCTGCATCCCCACCAAGATGTTTGTGTATGCGGCCGAGGTCGCGACGACCATCCGCGACGCGAGCCGTTTTGGCGTCGACGCCACACTCGATCGGGTGCGCTGGCCCGATATCCGGGACCGGGTCTTCGGCCGGATCGACCCGATCTCCGAGGGCGGGCGGGACTACCGGGTCAACGGGCCCAACACCGAGGCCTACCTGGGACACGCCACGTTCGTGGGTGAGCGTGAGGTCGAGGTCGAGATCACGTCGCCCGGCGGGAAGCACGCCGTGGGGGAGAAGGTCCGGATCACCGGTGAGCAGATCGTCATCGCCACCGGCAGCCGCGCCACGATCCCCGACGTCATCGAGTCCTCGGGGGTGCCCTTCGAGACCTCCGACACGGTCATGCGGCTGGCGGAGCTGCCGCGGTCGATGGCCATCGTCGGAGGCGGCGTGATCGGTGCCGAGTTCGCGCACGTCTTCTCCGCCCTGGGGGTGCAGGTCACCCAGGTGCAGCGCGGCGACCGGCTGCTGCACCGTCTGGACGCCGAGGTGGGCACGCTGTTCACCCAGCAGGCGCAGCAGCAGTGGGATCTGCGGCTGAACACGCAGATCACCGGCGCGACCGTGACCCAGCCCGGCGCGGACGGCGGCGGCGCGGACGGCGGCGGCGCGGGCGTGCGGCTCGAGCTGACTCAGGGCGATCCCCTCGAGGTGGACGTCGTGCTGGTGGCGACCGGCCGCCGGCCCAACAGCGACGGGATGGGTCTGGAGGTCGTGGGCGTGCAGACCCACTCCGACGGGCGCGTCGTGGTCGATGATCACGGCCGCGCCACCGCGGACGGGGTGTGGGCCCTCGGCGACGTCTCGGCGCCCGTGCAGCTCAAGCACCTGGCCAACCACGAGGCTCGGGTCGTCGCCCACAACCTGGTCCATCCGGAGGACCTGCAGTCGTTCGTGCACACCAATGTGCCCGCAGCCGTCTTCAGCCACCCCCAGGTGGCCACGGTTGGGCTGACCGAGGAGGAGGCCCGCGCCGGCGGCCACGACGTCACCGTCAAGATGCAGCGCTACGGCGACACGGCCTACGGCTGGGCGATGGAGGACACCACCGGGGTGGTCAAACTGATCGGGGACGCCTCGACCGGTCTCATCCTGGGTGCCCACTTCATGGGCCCGCACGCCTCCACCCTGATCCAGACGGTCATCCACGCGATGTCCTTCGCGCAGCCTGCGCAGCAGGTGGCCAAGGAGCAGTTCTGGATCCACCCCGCCCTTGCCGAGGTGGTGGAGAACGCGCTCCTGGGGCTGTGA